A window from Parambassis ranga chromosome 13, fParRan2.1, whole genome shotgun sequence encodes these proteins:
- the LOC114444539 gene encoding eukaryotic translation initiation factor 4 gamma 1-like isoform X3 yields MNKAPQPITGPPSVPHPAPSPGLSQPSFPPGQPPSVVFATPPPQMNPTPQPRQFAPGPRALHQQPYYPNRPNLPPSSGPRGVPPSSAPRPVTPTHVYQAGPGSQMMMIPQQQLPFPSSPQGPAYFIQGQYRSPTYVATPQQYPVPAGTPGFYPGTSPAEYAGAYYPAQPQFTPSVQATPVIMNPAPQQQQPPPQPPQHIPTKRERKQIRIRDPNQGGRDITEEIMSGGRSGSTPTPPQISGSESATAAQTNGESITAAAAPALVRPDDKGKPPPPPQSKTPELEKSYPISTEATSSDTNTTAHKHPNPLQSEVENTPLNTVPTLVPSATVADVMDAPAPSKDPTPPFHSPPEVPAYPAPLPDPVPTSAAQIKQTQTDKKATEAKEEMAKEMDTKAEEIAASMDATPTPPSTTNGVAEMEPENLTVTLPPTHLEAPLESPIAQPEELCLPNGLPLPAPQDPEIPGISTAERDDSPIAEPDISEQPVTQTSTNIPQSEPMPAVHATSAPADLAAPAPAVQEGPVEPVIHTAPAQPEVLDAVPVVTMDIKEDVLVPQSSTKEEAPLPAEMVSPADSAPETVPTLPPPTAEEREDTPPPPAVTPVLVETTMQAAVSVPKKKRKMKDLNKKEAVGDLLDAFKEEQVVVPPEPEPAPAPAPEPQPPAASPPAPEEADLTWEDKEDKLDAENIQPDPPADKKYQYKEEQWKPINMEEKKKYDREFLLGFQFISASMNKPEGLPAISDVVLDKVNKTPLRQIDPSRLPGMNCGPDFTPSFANLGRPGMGGGSRGPVSYHFVVVPQLTAPEDKSMNETTSSLFPQPPGTGMGVGGPRRSQQIQRKEPRKIITSMSLNDDVQLNKAEKAWKPSVKKPVRSHPGDETEENDLELIKTKELFKQVRSILNKLTPQKFQQLMKQVMELTIDTEERLKGVIDLTFEKAISEPNFSVAYANMCRCLMGLKVQTDKPGTSVNFRKLLLNRCQKEFEKDKDDDEIFEKKQKELEAASGEEEKQRLIEELDESKDKAKRRSMGNIKFIGELFKLKMLTEVIMHDCIVKLLKNHDEESLECLCRLLSTIGKDLDFEKAKPRMDQYFNQMEKIIKEKKTSARIRFMLQDVLDLRRNNWVPRRGDQGPKTIDQIHKDAQLEEHREQMKVQQALIFKKESSLGSGGRMSGGGPGGRGGPHTSGRGAPPQDEGWNTVPISKNRPIDTSRLSKITKTPVLDFNNQLLAPGGKGTWGSWGKGSSGGTSTKTTDSGSESGSRPATSTLNRFSALQQPSSSSGSSMDSERRVPQRNSSSRDRSDRFDRSERGGDRFDRRDERRDDRDRNRLQITKRSFSRENEERIREREQRGSADPVRRVASMTDDSDRDSRERARSKENVKRETAATPPPPQTPTKPALTEEEVEKKSTAITEEYLHINDMKEALQCVQEMNSTQLLFVFVRNGLESTLERSAIAREHMGLLLHQLIKTGILPTQQYYKGLHELLEVAEDMAIDIPYFWVYMGELITPMLHEGGIPMGELFREISKPLIPLGLAGVLLVHILTSLCKEMSHKKAGTMWREADLRWKDFLPEDVDVNKFVTEKDVEFTLGDESEKNRKEEMSAAELTKQLDRLIHDKADNQRIIDWTEANLDEQQTSSNMFVRALMTCVCQSAIISENPYKVDGDVIKQRAKLLQKYLKDEQKELQALYALQALMVQMEQPANLLRMFFDTLYDEDVIKEEAFYKWESSKDPTEQQGKGVALKSATAFFIWLREAEEESDNS; encoded by the exons CAGGGGCCTATTACCCCGCACAGCCTCAGTTCACCCCCTCGGTTCAGGCGACACCGGTCATTATGAACCCTGCCCCTCAACAACAGCAACCACCACCTCAGCCTCCGCAGCACATCCCCACCAAAAGGGAACGCAAACAG ATAAGAATAAGAGACCCAAACCAAGGAGGTCGAGATATAACAGAGGAGATTATGTCAGGGGGCCGCAGTGGCTCCACCCCAACGCCACCACAG ATATCTGGATCAGAAAGTGCAACAGCAGCCCAAACCAACGGTGAGagcatcacagctgctgctgcaccagcaCTGGTCAGACCAG ATGACAAAGGgaaacctccacctcctcctcagtcaAAGACCCCTGAACTTGAAAAGAGTTACCCCATCTCTACAGAGGCTACCTCCTCTGATACGAACACTACAGCCCATAAACACCCTAACCCTCTGCAATCGGAGGTAGAGAACACACCTCTCAACACTGTTCCCACACTTGTTCCCAGTGCCACTGTTGCAGATGTGATGGATGCTCCTGCACCTTCAAAAGACCCCACACCGCCCTTCCACTCACCACCCGAGGTACCTGCGTACCCTGCGCCCCTTCCCGACCCTGTCCCCACCTCTGCTGCACAgataaaacagacacaaacgGACAAAAAAGCCACAGAAGCAAAAGAGGAGATGGCCAAAGAAATGGACACAAAGGCAGAAGAAATAGCTGCCTCTATGGACGCAACCCCTACTCCTCCCTCTACCACCAATGGTGTGGCAGAGATGGAACCAGAAAATCTGACAGTCACCTTACCACCCACTCACTTAGAGGCCCCCTTGGAGTCTCCCATTGCACAGCCTGAGGAACTGTGCCTACCGAATGGCCTGCCGCTCCCAGCTCCTCAAGACCCAGAGATTCCGGGCATCAGTACAGCTGAGCGTGATGACAGCCCCATAGCTGAGCCAGACATCAGCGAGCAACCTGTTACACAAACCTCCACAAACATCCCTCAGTCAGAACCTATGCCAGCTGTCCATGCCACATCTGCACCTGCTGACCTGGCAGCACCTGCACCAGCTGTCCAGGAAGGTCCCGTTGAACCAGTCATCCACACAGCGCCTGCTCAGCCCGAGGTACTAGATGCAGTTCCTGTGGTTACCATGGATATTAAGGAAGATGTTCTAGTGCCCCAGTCCAGCACCAAGGAAGAAGCACCATTGCCTGCAGAGATGGTTTCCCCGGCTGACAGTGCCCCAGAAACAGTGCCCACTCTTCCCCCTcccacagcagaggagagagaggacacgcctcctcctccagcagtaACACCTGTCCTTGTCGAAACTACTATGCAAG ctgctgtgtctgtgccaaagaaaaagaggaagatgaaggatCTCAACAAAAAGGAGGCAGTTGGAGACCTCCTGGATGCCTTTAAAGAG GAGCAGGTAGTAGTCCCACCAGAACCTGAGCCAGCCCCTGCACCTGCACCCGAACCCcagcctcctgctgcttctccacCTGCCCCAGAGGAGGCAGACTTGACCTGGGAGGACAAGGAGGATAAGCTCGATGCTGAGAACATTCAGCCAGATCCTCCCGCTGACAAGAAGTACCAGTACAAAGAGG AACAGTGGAAGCCAATTAAcatggaagaaaagaagaagtatGACAGGGAGTTCCTTCTGGGATTCCAGTTTATCTCAGCCAGCATGAACAAGCCCGAGGGTCTACCAGCCATCAGTGATGTTGTCCTAGACAAG GTAAATAAGACTCCTCTGCGTCAGATTGACCCCAGTCGCCTACCAGGGATGAATTGTGGTCCTGACTTCACACCTTCATTCGCCAACCTTGGCAGGCCTGGCatgggaggagggagcagaggaCCAGTAAGTTaccattttgttgttgtgccACAGCTCACTGCACCTGAAGATAAGTCTATGAATGAAACCACATCTTCTCTTTTCCCACAGCCTCCAGGTACAGGCATGGGTGTTGGTGGTCCACGTCGATCTCAACAGATCCAAAGGAAAGAGCCGAGAAAGATCATTACCAGCATGTCACTGAATGATGACGTGCAGCTTAACAAGGCAGAGAAGGCTTGGAAACCTTCAGTGAAGAAACCAGTTCGCAGTCATCCAGGAGATGAAACCGAGGAGAACGATCTAGAACTTATTAAGACCAAGGAGTTGTTTAAACAGGTCCGCAGCATCCTTAACAAACTGACCCCACAAAAGTTTCAACAGCTCATGAAACAAGTGATGGAACTTACGATTGACACTGAAGAGAGGTTAAAAGGAGTCATAGACCTTACCTTTGAAAAAGCCATCTCTGAGCCAAACTTTTCGGTGGCCTATGCCAACATGTGCCGCTGCCTTATGGGG CTTAAAGTCCAAACAGATAAGCCGGGAACCAGTGTGAATTTCCGCAAGCTGCTACTAAATCGATGCCAGAAGGAGTTTGAGAAggataaagatgatgatgagatctttgagaagaagcagaaagagcTGGAAGCTGCATCAGGG gaggaagagaagcagcGGCTTATTGAAGAGCTAGATGAGAGTAAAGATAAAGCCAAGAGGCGCTCCATGGGCAACATCAAGTTTATTGGTGAGCTGTTCAAGCTTAAAATGCTCACAGAGGTCATCATGCACGACTGTATTGTAAAGCTGCTCAAAAACCATGACGAGGAGTCCCTGGAGTGCCTCTGTAGACTGTTGTCTACCATCGGCAAGGACCTAGACTTTGAGAAGGCCAAG CCTCGTATGGACCAGTATTTCAATCAGATGGAGAAAATAataaaggagaagaagacaTCCGCCAGGATTCGTTTTATGCTGCAGGACGTGCTGGACCTTCGACGG AACAACTGGGTGCCCCGGCGAGGTGATCAGGGACCCAAGACCATTGACCAGATCCACAAAGATGCTCAGCTGGAGGAACACAGGGAGCAGATGAAGGTGCAACAAGCCCTCATCTTCAAGAAGGAATCCAGCCTTGGTTCAGGAGGCAGGATGAGTGGAGGTGGTCCTGGAGGCCGAGGTGGCCCCCATACTTCAGGTCGTGGAGCACCTCCCCAGGATGAGGGCTGGAATACAGTGCCCATATCCAAGAACCGACCTATTGACACCTCACGCCTTAGCAAAATCACAAAG ACTCCTGTTCTTGACTTCAACAATCAGTTGCTCGCCCCAGGAGGTAAAGGCACCTGGGGGAGCTGGGGTAAGGGCAGCAGTGGTGGCACCAGTACCAAAACTACAGATTCTG GCTCAGAGTCAGGCAGCCGTCCAGCCACCAGCACTCTGAACAGGTTCTCAGCCTTGCAGcagccttcatcctcctcaggctCTTCTATGGACTCAGAGAGAAGAGTTCCTCAGAG aaacagctCAAGTCGAGACCGGAGCGACCGATTTGACCGCTCTGAGCGTGGAGGCGACCGTTTCGACCGGCGGGATGAACGAAGGGATGACCGCGACCGGAATCGCCTGCAGATCACCAAGCGCAGCTTCAGCCGGGAGAACGAGGAGcgaattagagagagagagcagcgcGGTTCAGCTGATCCTGTCCGCAGAGTGGCGAGCATGACAGatgacagtgacagagacagcagggaaCGAGCCAGGAGCAAAGAGAATG TGAAGCGGGAAACAGCTGccacccctccacctccccaGACCCCCACCAAGCCTGCCTTGACTGAGGAGGAGGTAGAAAAGAAATCCACAGCCATCACTGAAGAGTACCTCCATATCAATGATATGAAG GAggctctgcagtgtgtgcaggagaTGAACAGCActcagcttctctttgtgtttgtacgAAATGGGCTGGAGTCGACCCTGGAGCGCAGCGCTATCGCCAGGGAGCACATgggcctgctgctgcaccagCTCATTAAGACCGGCATCCTCCCAACACAACAGTACTATAAAGG GCTTCATGAACTTCTGGAGGTGGCAGAAGACATGGCAATAGACATCCCCTACTTCTGGGTCTATATGGGTGAGCTGATCACTCCCATGCTGCATGAGGGAGGCATTCCCATGGGAGAACTTTTCAG GGAGATCTCAAAGCCTTTGATTCCTCTGGGCCTAGCTGGGGTCCTGCTGGTCCACATCCTCACTTCACTCTGCAAAGAAATG AGCCATAAAAAGGCAGGCACAATGTGGAGGGAGGCAGACCTCCGATGGAAAGACTTCCTCCCTGAGGACGTAGATGTCAACAAGTTTGTGACAGAAAAG GATGTGGAGTTCACACTGGGCGACGagtcagagaaaaacagaaaggaggAGATGAGCGCTGCAGAGCTGACCAAACAGCTGGACAGACTGATCCATGACAAGGCCGACAACCAGAGGATCATTGACTGGACTGAG GCCAACCTAGATGAACAGCAGACCTCCTCCAACATGTTTGTCAGAGCACTGATGACCTGCGTCTGCCAGTCAGCAATCATTT CTGAGAACCCCTACAAGGTGGATGGAGATGTGATCAAACAGAGGGccaagctgctgcagaaataCCTGAAGGACGAACAGAAGGAGCTGCAGGCCCTTTATGCCCTGCAGGCCCTGATGGTGCAGATGGAGCAGCCTGCCA ATCTGCTGCGGATGTTCTTTGACACCCTTTATGATGAGGATGTGATCAAAGAGGAGGCCTTTTACAAGTGGGAGTCTAGCAAAGACCCCACTGAGCAGCAGGGTAAGGGTGTGGCTCTCAAGTCCGCCACTGCCTTCTTCATTTGGCTCCGAGAAGCCGAGGAAGAATCCGACAACAGCTAG
- the LOC114444539 gene encoding eukaryotic translation initiation factor 4 gamma 1-like isoform X2: MNKAPQPITGPPSVPHPAPSPGLSQPSFPPGQPPSVVFATPPPQMNPTPQPRQFAPGPRALHQQPYYPNRPNLPPSSGPRGVPPSSAPRPVTPTHVYQAGPGSQMMMIPQQQLPFPSSPQGPAYFIQGQYRSPTYVATPQQYPVPAGTPGFYPGTSPAEYGTYAGAYYPAQPQFTPSVQATPVIMNPAPQQQQPPPQPPQHIPTKRERKQIRIRDPNQGGRDITEEIMSGGRSGSTPTPPQISGSESATAAQTNGESITAAAAPALVRPDDKGKPPPPPQSKTPELEKSYPISTEATSSDTNTTAHKHPNPLQSEVENTPLNTVPTLVPSATVADVMDAPAPSKDPTPPFHSPPEVPAYPAPLPDPVPTSAAQIKQTQTDKKATEAKEEMAKEMDTKAEEIAASMDATPTPPSTTNGVAEMEPENLTVTLPPTHLEAPLESPIAQPEELCLPNGLPLPAPQDPEIPGISTAERDDSPIAEPDISEQPVTQTSTNIPQSEPMPAVHATSAPADLAAPAPAVQEGPVEPVIHTAPAQPEVLDAVPVVTMDIKEDVLVPQSSTKEEAPLPAEMVSPADSAPETVPTLPPPTAEEREDTPPPPAVTPVLVETTMQAAVSVPKKKRKMKDLNKKEAVGDLLDAFKEVVVPPEPEPAPAPAPEPQPPAASPPAPEEADLTWEDKEDKLDAENIQPDPPADKKYQYKEEQWKPINMEEKKKYDREFLLGFQFISASMNKPEGLPAISDVVLDKVNKTPLRQIDPSRLPGMNCGPDFTPSFANLGRPGMGGGSRGPVSYHFVVVPQLTAPEDKSMNETTSSLFPQPPGTGMGVGGPRRSQQIQRKEPRKIITSMSLNDDVQLNKAEKAWKPSVKKPVRSHPGDETEENDLELIKTKELFKQVRSILNKLTPQKFQQLMKQVMELTIDTEERLKGVIDLTFEKAISEPNFSVAYANMCRCLMGLKVQTDKPGTSVNFRKLLLNRCQKEFEKDKDDDEIFEKKQKELEAASGEEEKQRLIEELDESKDKAKRRSMGNIKFIGELFKLKMLTEVIMHDCIVKLLKNHDEESLECLCRLLSTIGKDLDFEKAKPRMDQYFNQMEKIIKEKKTSARIRFMLQDVLDLRRNNWVPRRGDQGPKTIDQIHKDAQLEEHREQMKVQQALIFKKESSLGSGGRMSGGGPGGRGGPHTSGRGAPPQDEGWNTVPISKNRPIDTSRLSKITKTPVLDFNNQLLAPGGKGTWGSWGKGSSGGTSTKTTDSGSESGSRPATSTLNRFSALQQPSSSSGSSMDSERRVPQRNSSSRDRSDRFDRSERGGDRFDRRDERRDDRDRNRLQITKRSFSRENEERIREREQRGSADPVRRVASMTDDSDRDSRERARSKENVKRETAATPPPPQTPTKPALTEEEVEKKSTAITEEYLHINDMKEALQCVQEMNSTQLLFVFVRNGLESTLERSAIAREHMGLLLHQLIKTGILPTQQYYKGLHELLEVAEDMAIDIPYFWVYMGELITPMLHEGGIPMGELFREISKPLIPLGLAGVLLVHILTSLCKEMSHKKAGTMWREADLRWKDFLPEDVDVNKFVTEKDVEFTLGDESEKNRKEEMSAAELTKQLDRLIHDKADNQRIIDWTEANLDEQQTSSNMFVRALMTCVCQSAIISENPYKVDGDVIKQRAKLLQKYLKDEQKELQALYALQALMVQMEQPANLLRMFFDTLYDEDVIKEEAFYKWESSKDPTEQQGKGVALKSATAFFIWLREAEEESDNS; encoded by the exons CAGGGGCCTATTACCCCGCACAGCCTCAGTTCACCCCCTCGGTTCAGGCGACACCGGTCATTATGAACCCTGCCCCTCAACAACAGCAACCACCACCTCAGCCTCCGCAGCACATCCCCACCAAAAGGGAACGCAAACAG ATAAGAATAAGAGACCCAAACCAAGGAGGTCGAGATATAACAGAGGAGATTATGTCAGGGGGCCGCAGTGGCTCCACCCCAACGCCACCACAG ATATCTGGATCAGAAAGTGCAACAGCAGCCCAAACCAACGGTGAGagcatcacagctgctgctgcaccagcaCTGGTCAGACCAG ATGACAAAGGgaaacctccacctcctcctcagtcaAAGACCCCTGAACTTGAAAAGAGTTACCCCATCTCTACAGAGGCTACCTCCTCTGATACGAACACTACAGCCCATAAACACCCTAACCCTCTGCAATCGGAGGTAGAGAACACACCTCTCAACACTGTTCCCACACTTGTTCCCAGTGCCACTGTTGCAGATGTGATGGATGCTCCTGCACCTTCAAAAGACCCCACACCGCCCTTCCACTCACCACCCGAGGTACCTGCGTACCCTGCGCCCCTTCCCGACCCTGTCCCCACCTCTGCTGCACAgataaaacagacacaaacgGACAAAAAAGCCACAGAAGCAAAAGAGGAGATGGCCAAAGAAATGGACACAAAGGCAGAAGAAATAGCTGCCTCTATGGACGCAACCCCTACTCCTCCCTCTACCACCAATGGTGTGGCAGAGATGGAACCAGAAAATCTGACAGTCACCTTACCACCCACTCACTTAGAGGCCCCCTTGGAGTCTCCCATTGCACAGCCTGAGGAACTGTGCCTACCGAATGGCCTGCCGCTCCCAGCTCCTCAAGACCCAGAGATTCCGGGCATCAGTACAGCTGAGCGTGATGACAGCCCCATAGCTGAGCCAGACATCAGCGAGCAACCTGTTACACAAACCTCCACAAACATCCCTCAGTCAGAACCTATGCCAGCTGTCCATGCCACATCTGCACCTGCTGACCTGGCAGCACCTGCACCAGCTGTCCAGGAAGGTCCCGTTGAACCAGTCATCCACACAGCGCCTGCTCAGCCCGAGGTACTAGATGCAGTTCCTGTGGTTACCATGGATATTAAGGAAGATGTTCTAGTGCCCCAGTCCAGCACCAAGGAAGAAGCACCATTGCCTGCAGAGATGGTTTCCCCGGCTGACAGTGCCCCAGAAACAGTGCCCACTCTTCCCCCTcccacagcagaggagagagaggacacgcctcctcctccagcagtaACACCTGTCCTTGTCGAAACTACTATGCAAG ctgctgtgtctgtgccaaagaaaaagaggaagatgaaggatCTCAACAAAAAGGAGGCAGTTGGAGACCTCCTGGATGCCTTTAAAGAG GTAGTAGTCCCACCAGAACCTGAGCCAGCCCCTGCACCTGCACCCGAACCCcagcctcctgctgcttctccacCTGCCCCAGAGGAGGCAGACTTGACCTGGGAGGACAAGGAGGATAAGCTCGATGCTGAGAACATTCAGCCAGATCCTCCCGCTGACAAGAAGTACCAGTACAAAGAGG AACAGTGGAAGCCAATTAAcatggaagaaaagaagaagtatGACAGGGAGTTCCTTCTGGGATTCCAGTTTATCTCAGCCAGCATGAACAAGCCCGAGGGTCTACCAGCCATCAGTGATGTTGTCCTAGACAAG GTAAATAAGACTCCTCTGCGTCAGATTGACCCCAGTCGCCTACCAGGGATGAATTGTGGTCCTGACTTCACACCTTCATTCGCCAACCTTGGCAGGCCTGGCatgggaggagggagcagaggaCCAGTAAGTTaccattttgttgttgtgccACAGCTCACTGCACCTGAAGATAAGTCTATGAATGAAACCACATCTTCTCTTTTCCCACAGCCTCCAGGTACAGGCATGGGTGTTGGTGGTCCACGTCGATCTCAACAGATCCAAAGGAAAGAGCCGAGAAAGATCATTACCAGCATGTCACTGAATGATGACGTGCAGCTTAACAAGGCAGAGAAGGCTTGGAAACCTTCAGTGAAGAAACCAGTTCGCAGTCATCCAGGAGATGAAACCGAGGAGAACGATCTAGAACTTATTAAGACCAAGGAGTTGTTTAAACAGGTCCGCAGCATCCTTAACAAACTGACCCCACAAAAGTTTCAACAGCTCATGAAACAAGTGATGGAACTTACGATTGACACTGAAGAGAGGTTAAAAGGAGTCATAGACCTTACCTTTGAAAAAGCCATCTCTGAGCCAAACTTTTCGGTGGCCTATGCCAACATGTGCCGCTGCCTTATGGGG CTTAAAGTCCAAACAGATAAGCCGGGAACCAGTGTGAATTTCCGCAAGCTGCTACTAAATCGATGCCAGAAGGAGTTTGAGAAggataaagatgatgatgagatctttgagaagaagcagaaagagcTGGAAGCTGCATCAGGG gaggaagagaagcagcGGCTTATTGAAGAGCTAGATGAGAGTAAAGATAAAGCCAAGAGGCGCTCCATGGGCAACATCAAGTTTATTGGTGAGCTGTTCAAGCTTAAAATGCTCACAGAGGTCATCATGCACGACTGTATTGTAAAGCTGCTCAAAAACCATGACGAGGAGTCCCTGGAGTGCCTCTGTAGACTGTTGTCTACCATCGGCAAGGACCTAGACTTTGAGAAGGCCAAG CCTCGTATGGACCAGTATTTCAATCAGATGGAGAAAATAataaaggagaagaagacaTCCGCCAGGATTCGTTTTATGCTGCAGGACGTGCTGGACCTTCGACGG AACAACTGGGTGCCCCGGCGAGGTGATCAGGGACCCAAGACCATTGACCAGATCCACAAAGATGCTCAGCTGGAGGAACACAGGGAGCAGATGAAGGTGCAACAAGCCCTCATCTTCAAGAAGGAATCCAGCCTTGGTTCAGGAGGCAGGATGAGTGGAGGTGGTCCTGGAGGCCGAGGTGGCCCCCATACTTCAGGTCGTGGAGCACCTCCCCAGGATGAGGGCTGGAATACAGTGCCCATATCCAAGAACCGACCTATTGACACCTCACGCCTTAGCAAAATCACAAAG ACTCCTGTTCTTGACTTCAACAATCAGTTGCTCGCCCCAGGAGGTAAAGGCACCTGGGGGAGCTGGGGTAAGGGCAGCAGTGGTGGCACCAGTACCAAAACTACAGATTCTG GCTCAGAGTCAGGCAGCCGTCCAGCCACCAGCACTCTGAACAGGTTCTCAGCCTTGCAGcagccttcatcctcctcaggctCTTCTATGGACTCAGAGAGAAGAGTTCCTCAGAG aaacagctCAAGTCGAGACCGGAGCGACCGATTTGACCGCTCTGAGCGTGGAGGCGACCGTTTCGACCGGCGGGATGAACGAAGGGATGACCGCGACCGGAATCGCCTGCAGATCACCAAGCGCAGCTTCAGCCGGGAGAACGAGGAGcgaattagagagagagagcagcgcGGTTCAGCTGATCCTGTCCGCAGAGTGGCGAGCATGACAGatgacagtgacagagacagcagggaaCGAGCCAGGAGCAAAGAGAATG TGAAGCGGGAAACAGCTGccacccctccacctccccaGACCCCCACCAAGCCTGCCTTGACTGAGGAGGAGGTAGAAAAGAAATCCACAGCCATCACTGAAGAGTACCTCCATATCAATGATATGAAG GAggctctgcagtgtgtgcaggagaTGAACAGCActcagcttctctttgtgtttgtacgAAATGGGCTGGAGTCGACCCTGGAGCGCAGCGCTATCGCCAGGGAGCACATgggcctgctgctgcaccagCTCATTAAGACCGGCATCCTCCCAACACAACAGTACTATAAAGG GCTTCATGAACTTCTGGAGGTGGCAGAAGACATGGCAATAGACATCCCCTACTTCTGGGTCTATATGGGTGAGCTGATCACTCCCATGCTGCATGAGGGAGGCATTCCCATGGGAGAACTTTTCAG GGAGATCTCAAAGCCTTTGATTCCTCTGGGCCTAGCTGGGGTCCTGCTGGTCCACATCCTCACTTCACTCTGCAAAGAAATG AGCCATAAAAAGGCAGGCACAATGTGGAGGGAGGCAGACCTCCGATGGAAAGACTTCCTCCCTGAGGACGTAGATGTCAACAAGTTTGTGACAGAAAAG GATGTGGAGTTCACACTGGGCGACGagtcagagaaaaacagaaaggaggAGATGAGCGCTGCAGAGCTGACCAAACAGCTGGACAGACTGATCCATGACAAGGCCGACAACCAGAGGATCATTGACTGGACTGAG GCCAACCTAGATGAACAGCAGACCTCCTCCAACATGTTTGTCAGAGCACTGATGACCTGCGTCTGCCAGTCAGCAATCATTT CTGAGAACCCCTACAAGGTGGATGGAGATGTGATCAAACAGAGGGccaagctgctgcagaaataCCTGAAGGACGAACAGAAGGAGCTGCAGGCCCTTTATGCCCTGCAGGCCCTGATGGTGCAGATGGAGCAGCCTGCCA ATCTGCTGCGGATGTTCTTTGACACCCTTTATGATGAGGATGTGATCAAAGAGGAGGCCTTTTACAAGTGGGAGTCTAGCAAAGACCCCACTGAGCAGCAGGGTAAGGGTGTGGCTCTCAAGTCCGCCACTGCCTTCTTCATTTGGCTCCGAGAAGCCGAGGAAGAATCCGACAACAGCTAG